CGGCCCGGTGGCCCGGGCGCTGGCCAAGGACGGGCTGATCGATCAGGTCACCGCGGAGGGCGGCCTGGTGGATCGGCTGACCGCCGACGGTGGCGTGGTGACCCGGGTGATCGCCCCCGGCGGGCTGGCCGACCGGTTGCTGGCCGAGGACGGTGTCGTGGACCGGGCGCTGCGCGAGGACGGGGTCGCCGATCAGCTGCTGGCCGAGAACGGGCCGGTGGGCCGTGCCCTGTCCAGGGGCGGTCTGGTCGACCAGGTGACCGCCGAGGGCGGGTTGATCGACCGGTTGACCACCGACAGCGGGGCGCTGTCCCGGGTGATCGCCCCGGGCGGGCTGGCCGACCAGCTGCTCGCCGACGACGGGCTGATCGAGCGGATCCTGCGCGAGGACGGGGTGGTGGACACCCTGTTGGCCGAGGGCGGGCTGCTGGACACCCTCACCGACCCGGACGGACCGCTGCTCAAGCTCGCCGATGTGGCCGACACCCTGAACCGGCTCACTCCCGGGTTGGAGGCGCTCACGCCGACGATCGACGCGCTGCACGAGGCCGTGATCACGCTGTCGCAGGTGGTGAACCCGCTGAGCAATATCGCCGGCCGCATCCCGCTGCCGCGTCAGCGCGGACGGCGCACCAGCACCGGGCCGCGGGCGGTGGTCTCCGAACGGATCATCGACGAGGAACGCTAAGCTGTCCGGCGTACCACCGCCTCCTTAGCTCAGTGGTAGAGCACTTGCCTTGTAAGCATGATGTCATCGGTTCAATCCCGATAGGAGGCTCCACCTCCGGCCCGATTTGTCGGTGCTGATCCCTAGTGTCGGTTCATGAGCCTCTGCCTCGGCTGCGGCGCAACGCTTTCCAAGCGCAGCCAGAAGACGTACTGCAGCAATACATGTCAGGCCGCCGTCCGCCGCAATGCCAGCACAGTGCTATGGCTGCAGTCCGGCGATGCCAAGATTCGCGGCGAGCGGGGCAATTACATCCGCAGACACATCGCCGCCGAACAGGACGGCCGCTGCGCCATCTGTGGCAGTGCCAGCACCTGGCAGGGGTCGGCGTTGACACTGATCCTGGACCACATCGACGGCAACCCGACCAACAACCGCCGCGAGAACCTGCGCCTGGTCTGCCCGAACTGCGACTCGCAGTTGCCGACATACAAGAGCCGCAACCGGGGCAGCGGGCGGGCGTCGCGCCGGCAGCGTTACGCCGACGGCAAGTCCTACTAACGAGCGGCCGCGCGCTGTGTAGGTTCTCCCCTATGTCGGACGCCGGTTTCTGGATCGCCTGGGGTCTGCCGACCCAGGGCCGCGAGCCTCAGGCCCTCGAAGCCCTGAAGAAGTCGCGCTCGTTCCTGGTCGAACTCACCGAGAGCGGACGCATCGAACGCCACGATGTGGTGATCCTGCGGCCGCAGACCAGCGAGCTCGGCGGCTTCTTCCTGGTGCAGGGCAGCACAGAGCAGATCGACGCGCTGCGGCGCGACGCGGACTTCGAGCGGTGGGTCAATCAGGTGCAGATCGTCGCCGACCGGGTCGCCATCGTCGACGCCTGGGTCAACGACGGCATCGACGAGGCCACCGACCTGTACACCGACGCCCTGCGCGAGGCCGGCCTCATCGACTGAAATCCCAGCTCAGGTGCAACCCATGTGACCTGTGGGGTACTTGCCTCTTTCGCAATCGGGCGGATTGTTGTTGGATATCTGTACTTGTTGGGCCGGGGGCGGACAGCACGGAGGCACCATCATGGGCTCAGCGGCGTATATCGGCCGGGTCGGGGGGCTGGCGGTCGCACTGGGAGTCGGTACCGCGATCGCCACCGGAGGTGGCATCGCCGTCGCCGACACCACCGACTCGTCGACGAACTCCTCGGCCAAGGACTCCTCGACGAGTTCGGCCGGGTCGGAGTCGAACTCCGGGACCGGCTCCACCGGCAGCAAGACAGACACCGAGACGTCGACTCCCGACACGGCCGACGACGCTGACGACACGGCTGGCGACCCGGACGACGAGCCGGAGGCCGGCGCCGGTAAAGACACCGAGACCGCCGAGGATCCCGCACCCGAGGCCGCCGAGAGCAAGGGCACCAAACGGGCTCGGCCCACGCTGCGCTCGGCCGAACGCAAACCGTTCGGCGCGCGCAAGGCGGCCCGTCCGCAGGCGGCGACCCCCACCGACACCACCACCACGGCCACCACGGCCACCACGGCCACCAACACCAACACCTCGGCTCCCGCGCCCGCCGTCACCGCAAGCGCGCCCGCAGATCCCACCGACTCCCTCGAAAAGGCAGACAAGGTAGCGGTTTTCGCCACGGCGCACGCGCTGGCCTCGGCCGGCACAGCCACCATCGAACGCCGGTCCACTCCCATCGCGGTGGCACCGCCCAATCCGGTGACCGCGGTGGTCAAGGTGGTGTCCAAGGTGTTGGACTGGGCGGCCGGCGTGGTCCCCGGCTCGCCGTCGAACCCGACGCTGGCCTGGACCCTGCTGGCCTTCGCCCGGCGCGAGGTCGACAACCTGCTGACCCGGTTGAGCCCGTCGCACGCCGCGGCCACCGGCGGTGTCGCCGCCGACAACATCTCCCTGGCGCTGGCCGCCGCCGCGGCCCGCCCGGGCTTCCCCCGACCCGGCGCGCAGGTGAGCGGCTCCACCACCTTCATCGACTGGGTGACCGGCAACTTCCCGCCGAACGACACCTTCAACCGGTTCGGCATCTGGGGTACCGATATCGGCGTCATGTGGGACAACGGGATCCCCGACGACCCGAACACCCCGATCAACGAGCACCAGGTGCTGATCGCTTTCGGCGACACGTTCGGCGGGCCGAACATGACCGGCACCTGGCGGTTGAACACACTGTTCCGCAGCTCCGACCACAACCTCGGCAACGGGATGACCATCCCGGCCGGAGAGTGGTTGAACGGCAACATGTTCGGCGGTTCACCGCTGTGGGAGGAAACCTACGCCCGCCAGATCATCCTGCCCGAACGGCTCCCCCGCAACCTGCCGACCGGGGTCACCCTCATCCCGACCGCCGGCATCTCCGTACCCACCCCGGGAACCCAGTACGGGGCGACCCAATACGTCAGCTTCATGTCGGTGAAGAAGTGGGGCAACGCGGGTTCCTGGACGACGAACTACTCGGCGATCGCCTACTCCGAGGACAACGGCGAGAACTGGTACATCGCGCCGA
This region of Mycolicibacterium diernhoferi genomic DNA includes:
- a CDS encoding HNH endonuclease signature motif containing protein; this translates as MSLCLGCGATLSKRSQKTYCSNTCQAAVRRNASTVLWLQSGDAKIRGERGNYIRRHIAAEQDGRCAICGSASTWQGSALTLILDHIDGNPTNNRRENLRLVCPNCDSQLPTYKSRNRGSGRASRRQRYADGKSY
- a CDS encoding DUF4185 domain-containing protein; protein product: MGSAAYIGRVGGLAVALGVGTAIATGGGIAVADTTDSSTNSSAKDSSTSSAGSESNSGTGSTGSKTDTETSTPDTADDADDTAGDPDDEPEAGAGKDTETAEDPAPEAAESKGTKRARPTLRSAERKPFGARKAARPQAATPTDTTTTATTATTATNTNTSAPAPAVTASAPADPTDSLEKADKVAVFATAHALASAGTATIERRSTPIAVAPPNPVTAVVKVVSKVLDWAAGVVPGSPSNPTLAWTLLAFARREVDNLLTRLSPSHAAATGGVAADNISLALAAAAARPGFPRPGAQVSGSTTFIDWVTGNFPPNDTFNRFGIWGTDIGVMWDNGIPDDPNTPINEHQVLIAFGDTFGGPNMTGTWRLNTLFRSSDHNLGNGMTIPAGEWLNGNMFGGSPLWEETYARQIILPERLPRNLPTGVTLIPTAGISVPTPGTQYGATQYVSFMSVKKWGNAGSWTTNYSAIAYSEDNGENWYIAPTSVRMNSPVGGNKNFQQAAFVRPGDGFVYSYGTPNGRQGQAYLSRVAEADILDVTKYEYYSKGSKGGLFGIGAYKAGWYRNDPSKATPIFGKEKGACGISKPGNQVSEMSVQYNATLGKYVAMHGDQFNNIILRTSDTPEGAWSGPSVVMTQQNGGIYAPMMHPWSPSTQGTGTDLYWNLSIWSEYNVMLMKTDLTKL